A region of the Paraburkholderia flava genome:
TCGCGGAACCGGCGCTGCCGTGGCACACGCAGCGCGACCGCATCGCCGATGCCGCGTCGTTCTTCGGCATGCTGATCGGCACGCTCGGCAAGATCGCACGCGACATCTCGCTGCAGATGCAGACCGAAATCGGCGAACTGGCCGAACCGGCCGCGGCCGGCAAAGGCGGTTCGTCGACGATGCCGCACAAGCGCAACCCGGTCGGCTGCGCGGCGGTGCTGACTGCCGCGACGCGTGCACCCGGCCTCGTCGCGACGGTGCTCGCCGGCATGGTGCAGGAGCACGAACGCGCACTCGGCGGTTGGCAGGCCGAATGGGACGCGCTGCCGGATCTCGCGCGGCTCGCGGGCGGTGCGCTTGCGAACATCGGACAGATCGTCGCGGGGCTCGACGTGAACCGCGAACGGCTCGCCACGAATCTCGACGCGACGCATGGACTGATTCTCGGCGAAGCGGTGATGCTCGCGCTCGGTGACCGGATCGGACGGCTCGATGCGCATCGTCGTGTCGAAGCCATATCGAAAGCGGCGGTGCGCGACGGGCAGACGCTCTTCGACGCACTGTGCGCCGACGCGGAAATCATGCAGCACCTGTCGCCGGACGAGTTGAAGCGTCTGCTCGATCCCGCTCACTGCGTCGGCTCGGCGCACGCATATGTCGATGCGGTGCTCGCGCTTCATACCGCACATCAGCCTTCAAAGGAGTAACGGCATGCCTTACGCCGCAGTCAACGGCACGGAGCTTCATTACCGGATCGACGGCGACCGTCACGGCAACGCGCCGTGGATCGTGCTGTCCAATTCGCTCGGCAGCGACCTGTCGCTGTGGACGCCGCAGATCGCCGCGCTCGCACAGCGCTTTCGCGTGCTGCGTTACGACACGCGCGGCCATGGTCATTCGGAAGCGCCGCAGGGGCCGTACTCGATCGATAAATTAGCCGGCGACGTACTCGGCCTGATGGACACGCTGAAGATCGCGCGGGCGCATT
Encoded here:
- a CDS encoding 3-carboxy-cis,cis-muconate cycloisomerase, with product MLEDSARLTGLICGTQPMNDIWSPHATLQRMLDVEAALARASAAHRVIPQTAVASIEAACHADQLDADALVRDAALGGNLAIPLVKQLTARVQATDAQAAKYVHWGATSQDIIDTATVLQLRATFDLLDGMLASTCASLATLATTHRTTPAVGRTWLQQALPITLGLKFAQWLDALLRHRDRLAALRERTLVLQFGGAAGTLASLRDAAPMVTRSLAQGLGLAEPALPWHTQRDRIADAASFFGMLIGTLGKIARDISLQMQTEIGELAEPAAAGKGGSSTMPHKRNPVGCAAVLTAATRAPGLVATVLAGMVQEHERALGGWQAEWDALPDLARLAGGALANIGQIVAGLDVNRERLATNLDATHGLILGEAVMLALGDRIGRLDAHRRVEAISKAAVRDGQTLFDALCADAEIMQHLSPDELKRLLDPAHCVGSAHAYVDAVLALHTAHQPSKE